In Glycine max cultivar Williams 82 chromosome 4, Glycine_max_v4.0, whole genome shotgun sequence, the genomic stretch ttttctttataactAAGATGCATATTTTACTTTCATATGTTAAAAAAGAATGTActaatattgttaaaaatagtattaaatatcAATTACTATTGTGTTACAAAAATAGTAGGTATTATCATTTTATGTTAATGCTAAATagaagtgaaaaataataatttttaactaaaatatgataaaaaaaattaataaaaaattattttaaaataatataacataataattatgtaagtttagttgatagattttaaattacgataatagaataaaaaataaaaaactatcaaACCGAATAGaatcaaacaacaaaagtttggtttggtttggtttagtTCAAATTTGATGTTATATTTAAACGCAACCAAATCGAACTAcatctttattttatgtttggttccgacacacacacacacacacacacacacacacacacacacacacacacacacacacacacacacacacacacacacacacacacacacacacacatcaaagcAGGTTTTGGATGGTGTTAGAATCTCTCATTTAAGTTACAAAACAACAAGCATGGAATATATAATGTCATTCAAAAAAATACAGCAATAGACAAtattttcattcacttttgatctATTTAGTCATCTTAGTGGAAGATAACTGTGCAGAAGCAAGTTCTTGAGACAATAACTCATTATCATCTTGCCTTTCAGAACTAAATCTCTTTGCTGGAGGGACAGTGGTTGAATGTTCAGGATCATGGTTAGCAGTGATAGATAAAGATTGTTGTTTAAATAAACATTATCATGTTGAAAACCTCATTCAAATCGTAAACAACCCTTAATTTAAAGTTCTTATAGTGGCCAATACAGTTCTACTAGTTTTGCAAATTTCCTTATTTGCTTGTGATGTATTTTGGTAAAGAcacattttagtaaaaatagtAACTTATCTCAAGTTCTATAGTTCAATGTAGTATTAcctcattaaaattaaattgttctttaattaaatttataagttCTGGATCATCAACCATCCTTGatacaaaaaaattgttgaacttAGTGCTATACTTTACCCTAAAGGTTGAAGTACAACAAAGAAAGATATCTCGGTGTTCTGGATATAATCATGGGTCATCTTTGccaacttataaaaaatttccACCCAAATTGTAGTCAGTCAAGAGTACATAACGCAACTAAGTAAATGAAAGATGATAGAAGTGATTGGTAAATCTATAATAACATACCTCAATTATCAATTTCCTGAGGTCAATAACTAATAGCCAAATTAGGCAAGTACAATCAGCATCCCAAAACATAAATTTTGCATGATGTTTACCATAGAACACCTTAATCTCAAGCTTATACCTATGGATAGTGCACTCAAAAATTAGAATCAAAATTAGAGGTATTACGTCTAACAGTGGTTACCTATCAAAGAcgcaaaaataagaaaataaggcTGTAAGCACCTTGGAATAGGATTGTCATTGTATGTCCTATACTGGCATGTGAAAGTTGATgtttcctcaatttttttgtgATAGTTGTTGCATGTTGGATAGTATCGACCCTCTTTTCCCACTATAAATTTTCTTGTGGTGCCAACAATAACAAAAGTTATGtcctatttcaaaaattatacaCAAAGGAACATTTTAGCATGCAATCCAAGATTAATAAAATGGAAATTAATTAGATAATTGCTATAAATAATAGCACTTTTTCAAGCCTATTGAGCTCACAAATATTTTTGACAACAACCTTAAACAGGAATTGCTCTTGGACCGAATATTGTGAGTTTGATTGTGTCATTTGGCTCCATTGTGGCTTTGACTTAATTCTCCATCACTTTTTTGAAGTGAAGCAAAGCTACTCAAAATAGTAGGATggttaaattaaatatcatacaaacaattgaaatttgaaatcataAACAATAAGTAGTAATTAACTGATTTACCTCTTTTGAAGTTTCCAATCCCTGGCATTGCTTCATTGATCAACAATTTTGACCCATACATTGAACTTGATATGGATGTAGGATAGGTCCCTATGATCTAGGCAAATCTATAAATCTCAGAATGCAAATAGATAAATGATGATTACTATGAAAAATGAAGATTAACTTAATGCATTATTTACTAACCCGATGCTTTTGTTACCCTTATTTGTGTCAATATCATAATGATTGGATCATcattttgtctttggttatagTAATCTAGAAATCTCTGACCATGCTCTTCCCAAAGAGTACATCTAATGATTTCGTCACTACATCATTAAcacacactactacaaaaaaggtattcaaagatggttattttacacttttcatGACGATTATAAAAAGTCTTTGAATTCACCGTCGTGGTAAGTGTTGACTTTCCACAACGGTTTTAAAACGTCTTAGAATCTCACATTCTACATCAATTTTCTTAGAAACCATcttcaaatgttttttattttaaaaatgttaaaaaattgatgattcTGAGATAGTTCTTCAGAAAATCGACTTAGAAAGTCTACTTTTTAAGATAGTTTGcacaaaaccgtcttagaatgtatattttctaaaataattttttgaagaaCCGTCTTCGAATGTacactttctaagacagttttctgAAGAACCAACTTAGAAAGTctactttctaagatggttttctaaagaaccgtcttagaaaataaataattttttttaaaaaaaggaccAAAATTAATATGTACTTGGTTAAAATGCATgcaaaaaattaaagcaaaacttgatgcatttcttcaagtaaaaagatgACATTGGAAAAGAAATCATATGCAAAGTTCCAAGGTtgccaaaataatatttaaaaagtccCTAAAACACATCAAACAAAAACTATATACAAATTATTGGCTACagtttacaaaaaagaaaaaagaaattgctATATAGTACCTGACTGCAGATATGTAAAAGGgggtaaattttattaaaatgaatttattggGACTATCATGCAACTTagcatcaaaagaaaaaaatctcattGATCACCATTGTTCATCTTGATCTCAATAAGTTCCTCAATAGGTTGTCGGCATTTAGGGCATTTATTGAATTGATGTTGAAGAGCATTTGCACACTCATTGCGCATACACTGAAAAAATAGAATAGATGTAATATGAGAATAATcaaattagaaaatgaaaatatagttaattttgataaatttcttaacaagtacccatggaagaagaaaataaaataatttaaagtggTAAAGTGAATTAATCTTcttgcataaattaaaattaacttgtaCACCTTAACTTCTTCAAAGTATTAACTTGGCAGAATTTGATATTCTTACCTTGCAACAATAGGGTTTTACAATTGAAAAAGCTCCTATGAGTTAGAAGTTAATTCAAACTGAGCCTTTGTAAAATATTATACACAAACATTATATGACATTGCTACAACTTGTAAATATCTTACTAttgagaaattaatatatttgttgcTACTGGTCACGAAGAAACAAAACCACTAGGTATTCATTTCACCCACTGAATAAATGTGAGTGTTGATATTGTGATCTATGATTTTAAAGAATGTATGTGTGATGACATGACACACCACAAGCtcaaaaccttgaaaacaaattaagaggGGAAGGCgggaaaggaagaaaagaaaaattaaggtaataaaagaatcacaaaacaCCCATTTTACCTTTTAGAAAACCTAACAATGATCTTAGCTTAGTTTTCCATGGCAATCTTGTACAAATACAAACTATGATGTATCTGTATAAACCATAACTTCTATTATCCGCATGAACCAATACTTGTGCTAatatcttaatttcttcctttaaACTGGTTATTTATTCTATATATAAGTAGATTTGAGATGAAATCTTACCATATGTCGACAAGGTAAAACAGTAGTATCCTTTGGTTCAGTCATGCATATGACACACTCATTCCTAGGGTCATTGTCATCAAAATTAGTTGTGGATGAGTTTCCTATTCCATATAACTCTCTCAACTCATAACGAACACCGTTAATCCACAAAATCTACTTAACCACTTTTATTAGGAATGAACCAGCACCATTACTTTTCTCTAAGATACCTTGAGTTATTTGCATGTGAGGGGATGCATCTAGCAAGGAATCACCAgaagtttcatcttctaagGTAGTTTACAAACTTGTTTTAGCACATAAAATCCAGcttgttattattaaataattgcaTTTTCCACACATAAAATCCCTCTAAGTTTAGGGGAAAACAAGTAAACTTGTTTCATTAATTAGATGCTATATCCAAAAGGATAAATATAATCTAATTTTTAGGTATCTAACACATGTCATCTATGTCTAGCATAGGTTTGTTCAATATTTTGTTGTATCCTTGTATGAGGATCACACTTAGTTCCCATTTGTTTAACTTAGGTTTCAAAATGTGGTTGACATGTATACACCAGGGTAAAGAAAATAGTTTCAATATTAGTCAAACTTGCAAGCAAAGATAAACTGTAGGGGGAGAGATATAGGTACCTCTGGTAACCTGTTTCAGCTCCAGCTTTCAAAATCATGCCTGAGACGAGAAGTTCAGCAAGGGGATCTAGAAACTTCAATCCGAGAATAGACCCTCCTAACATGGAGATGAAAGTCTGTTGTTAGTGAACTTAAGCAAGACCCAAGACATAAATGGATCAAGTATCCAAATTCAAAGCTTGTGCTCCATAGACAATGAACACAAcattagtaatattttaatttcttttgtatGTTCTAATGTTAAACAAAACTGCAACATCTGTCATATGATGAATTCAACTAAAGCAAACAAGTTGTCTACAAAAGTAATTGTtttgtaattatattaatagcATTATAAACATATATACTTCAAACTTGAAGTTATATTAATcaatcttccttttttactttgtaCTACATACATGTTATAACTTTAATTGATGGATAAATTAGGAGAGTTTGAGTCATAAAGGGGTGTTAGAGAATCTTCATaggatttgaaaaaattaagctAAATGCAGAGGTCAAGGAATTAATTAGGTAAAATATTACAAGTGACAAAGGTGATTACATTATATATGAATTACCTGAAGAAGCTACAAGTTTGTTAGTGTTCTTAACAGTCCGATACATCTACAGTGaccaaaaaaagacaaataagatgaaaaaatataatac encodes the following:
- the LOC102660432 gene encoding E3 ubiquitin ligase Rnf157-like, with amino-acid sequence MATRFNKHVPHTIFVNLKSTVIDKVYDTYRQLFHPEQLISNKEDAANNFMYRTVKNTNKLVASSGGSILGLKFLDPLAELLVSGMILKAGAETGNSSTTNFDDNDPRNECVICMTEPKDTTVLPCRHMCMRNECANALQHQFNKCPKCRQPIEELIEIKMNNGDQ